The following proteins come from a genomic window of Streptomyces liliiviolaceus:
- a CDS encoding anthranilate synthase family protein — protein MTISTVRDFRETCARDLLNSLLTPDPPPFALLRRAGTDTPEVEVLTGEVREVTTLADVPLPGPVHATGSGAESGAEAWAGSEAWAGAGGPAEVLAAIPFRQITERGYACNDDGEPILTLAVRQRAALPVQEALELLPDAEVALSEGGFDVGDDEYEKVVQKVLDEEIRSGEGSNFVVRRSFRATLRDYRPEVALTVFKRLLTMESGAHWTFVVHTGDRTFVGASPELHVQVAEGVARMNPISGTYRYPPSGADMDGVLEFLDDRKETDELFMVVDEELKMLARVCDGGARARGPYLRQMARLAHTEYLLDGPTSLDVREVLRETMFAPTIIGSPLENACRVIARHEESGRGYYGGALALLGRDTNGLATLDSAILIRTAEIRREGTVRIDVGATLVRDSRPTAEVAETWAKADALLAATGLTGRPRTPDPSQRSRQSPEPLRDDPRVTDALDRRNVGLSAFWLGKEDDRPVRSHAPDAGRVLIVDAEDKFTDMLGHQTRALGLDATVRPWWSVRSSDLEAYDCVLLGPGPGDPRATTDPKVRGITEMTGRLLAGGIPFVGECLSHQALCTLLGLPLHRRERPNQGTQRRIDFFGRPEAVGFYNSYAARHAEDVLRSPLVRGNVYLCRDPATGEVHALRGERFAAVQFHLESVLTEHGTGLLADLLERVLRPPADRGEHGAHR, from the coding sequence ATGACGATCAGCACTGTCCGGGACTTTCGCGAGACGTGCGCTCGGGACCTCCTCAACTCCCTGCTGACGCCCGACCCACCCCCGTTCGCGCTCCTGCGCAGAGCCGGTACGGACACCCCCGAGGTGGAGGTCCTGACGGGGGAGGTGCGAGAGGTGACGACGCTCGCCGACGTGCCGCTGCCCGGCCCTGTGCACGCGACCGGGAGCGGAGCCGAAAGCGGGGCCGAGGCCTGGGCCGGGTCCGAGGCCTGGGCCGGAGCCGGGGGACCGGCGGAGGTGCTGGCGGCCATCCCCTTCCGCCAGATCACCGAGCGCGGGTACGCCTGCAACGACGACGGCGAACCCATCCTGACGCTGGCCGTGCGGCAACGAGCCGCTCTCCCCGTCCAGGAGGCGCTGGAACTGCTGCCCGACGCCGAAGTCGCCCTGTCCGAGGGCGGGTTCGACGTCGGGGACGACGAGTACGAGAAGGTCGTGCAGAAGGTCCTCGACGAGGAGATCCGGTCCGGCGAGGGCTCGAACTTCGTCGTCAGACGGTCCTTCCGGGCGACCTTGCGCGACTACCGGCCCGAGGTCGCCCTGACCGTCTTCAAGCGGCTGCTGACCATGGAGTCCGGCGCCCACTGGACGTTCGTGGTGCACACCGGCGACCGCACCTTCGTCGGCGCCTCCCCGGAACTGCACGTCCAGGTGGCCGAGGGCGTGGCGCGGATGAATCCGATCAGCGGCACCTACCGCTACCCGCCCTCGGGCGCGGACATGGACGGCGTACTGGAGTTCCTGGACGACCGTAAGGAGACCGACGAGCTCTTCATGGTCGTCGACGAGGAGCTGAAGATGCTCGCCAGGGTCTGCGACGGCGGCGCCCGGGCCCGCGGCCCCTACCTGCGGCAGATGGCCAGACTGGCGCACACCGAGTACCTGCTGGACGGCCCCACGTCCCTGGACGTGCGCGAGGTGCTGCGCGAGACGATGTTCGCGCCGACCATCATCGGCAGCCCCCTGGAGAACGCCTGCCGGGTGATCGCCCGCCACGAGGAGAGCGGCCGCGGCTACTACGGCGGCGCCCTCGCCCTGCTCGGCCGGGACACGAACGGCCTCGCCACCCTGGACTCGGCGATCCTGATCCGTACCGCGGAGATCCGCCGGGAGGGCACCGTACGCATCGACGTGGGCGCCACGCTCGTACGCGACTCACGGCCCACCGCCGAGGTCGCCGAGACCTGGGCCAAGGCCGACGCGCTGCTCGCCGCCACCGGTCTGACGGGGCGGCCCCGGACACCGGACCCCTCACAGCGGTCGCGACAGTCGCCGGAGCCTCTGAGGGACGACCCCCGTGTCACGGACGCCCTGGACCGCCGCAACGTGGGGCTGTCGGCGTTCTGGCTCGGCAAGGAGGACGACCGGCCCGTACGCTCCCACGCCCCCGACGCGGGACGTGTGCTGATCGTGGACGCCGAGGACAAGTTCACCGACATGCTCGGCCACCAGACCCGGGCCCTGGGACTGGACGCCACGGTCCGCCCCTGGTGGTCGGTGCGCTCCTCGGACCTGGAGGCGTACGACTGCGTCCTGCTCGGCCCCGGCCCCGGCGACCCCCGGGCCACCACCGACCCGAAGGTCCGCGGGATCACCGAGATGACCGGCCGTCTCCTCGCCGGCGGCATCCCCTTCGTCGGTGAGTGCCTGAGCCACCAGGCGCTGTGCACACTCCTCGGGCTTCCGCTCCACCGCCGCGAGAGGCCCAACCAGGGCACGCAACGCCGTATCGACTTCTTCGGGCGCCCCGAGGCGGTCGGCTTCTACAACTCCTACGCGGCCCGCCACGCCGAGGACGTCCTGCGCTCACCGCTCGTGCGCGGAAACGTGTACCTGTGCCGGGATCCCGCCACCGGGGAGGTGCACGCCCTGCGCGGGGAGCGGTTCGCCGCCGTCCAGTTCCATCTGGAGTCGGTGCTGACCGAGCACGGCACCGGCCTGCTGGCCGATCTCCTGGAACGGGTGCTGCGTCCTCCGGCGGACCGCGGCGAACACGGTGCCCACCGATGA
- a CDS encoding 3-deoxy-7-phosphoheptulonate synthase, whose amino-acid sequence MTGDGARSTPRQPWPAGVEAAQQPDWATHPAYEPSCTALASAPALVTPEELARLRRALAVVAGGGAVMLQLGDCAESFEETDADQVRAKTAVLHALADEVADSTGLPVLRVGRIGGQFAKPRTLPHEEVGGVLLPAFRGHMVNGESPTPEARAHDPRRMVRAYQASADVLRALTRERDQRARRLQEFEDGPWASHDALVVDYEARLVRTDGGRRFLGSTHLPWLGDRTRAPDSAHVRLLASVVNPVALKLGPSVATDELREVCALLDPYRMPGRLTLIVRMGAERVTGLLPPLVAAVRDAGHRPVWLSDPMHGNTVREAGRKTRRLTDVVDEASRCKRVLERAGEHPGGLHLEVAASDVTECLGGKVDGVDRLAERYTTLCDPRLNPDQAAELMRAWVRS is encoded by the coding sequence ATGACCGGCGACGGAGCGCGGAGCACTCCCCGACAGCCGTGGCCGGCGGGCGTGGAGGCGGCCCAGCAGCCGGACTGGGCGACGCACCCCGCGTACGAGCCCAGCTGCACCGCGCTGGCGTCCGCGCCCGCGCTGGTGACCCCGGAGGAACTGGCGCGGCTGCGGCGGGCCCTCGCGGTGGTGGCCGGGGGCGGGGCGGTGATGCTGCAACTCGGCGACTGCGCGGAGAGTTTCGAGGAGACCGACGCCGACCAGGTCCGGGCCAAGACGGCGGTGCTGCACGCCCTCGCCGACGAGGTGGCCGACAGCACGGGCCTGCCGGTGCTACGGGTCGGGCGGATCGGCGGCCAGTTCGCCAAGCCCCGCACCCTGCCCCACGAAGAGGTCGGCGGAGTGCTGCTGCCGGCCTTCCGGGGCCACATGGTGAACGGCGAGAGCCCCACCCCCGAGGCACGGGCCCACGACCCGCGCCGGATGGTCCGGGCCTACCAGGCGAGCGCCGACGTACTGCGCGCCCTGACCCGCGAACGGGACCAACGCGCCCGCCGCTTACAGGAGTTCGAGGACGGGCCGTGGGCCAGCCATGACGCCCTGGTCGTCGACTACGAGGCCCGGCTGGTCCGTACGGACGGCGGGCGGCGGTTCCTCGGTTCGACGCATCTGCCCTGGCTCGGCGACCGCACCAGAGCTCCCGACTCGGCCCATGTCCGGCTGCTGGCATCCGTCGTGAACCCGGTGGCGCTCAAGCTCGGACCGTCCGTCGCGACGGACGAACTGCGGGAGGTGTGCGCGCTGTTGGACCCGTACCGGATGCCCGGTCGGCTCACCCTGATCGTGCGGATGGGCGCGGAGCGGGTGACCGGGCTGTTGCCGCCGCTCGTGGCCGCCGTACGGGACGCGGGGCACCGGCCGGTCTGGCTGAGCGATCCGATGCACGGCAACACGGTGCGGGAGGCAGGCCGCAAGACGCGGCGCCTCACCGACGTCGTGGACGAGGCGAGCCGCTGCAAACGCGTGCTGGAACGGGCGGGGGAGCACCCGGGCGGACTCCATCTGGAAGTGGCCGCGTCGGATGTCACCGAATGTCTGGGCGGAAAGGTCGACGGGGTCGACCGGCTGGCCGAGCGGTATACGACGCTGTGCGATCCGCGACTGAATCCGGACCAGGCCGCCGAATTGATGCGGGCCTGGGTCCGGTCCTAG